A genomic segment from Desulfonatronum lacustre DSM 10312 encodes:
- the ispE gene encoding 4-(cytidine 5'-diphospho)-2-C-methyl-D-erythritol kinase codes for MSTPHFLPTKLLAGCKVNIFLEILGLRDDGYHDLATLFLPLPTPHDVLTVTPSASGTGLTLTCSEDAVPHEENILARCYEYFGRTTGFRPDVNVHLQKDIPMGAGLGGGSSDAAAFLKFLNDRAGALRLNDADLISLAGNLGADVPFFLLNRPAWATGRGDRLTPVCLPFDGLTVVLACPRVHVSTAWAYKAWDETCLEKTSPPFPLTPQIAQDMFPALPISVFRNSFELPVFAAHPRLRLVKEMLLSCGAGGAVMSGSGASLFAVFRASAQAEKAAGRVREWDIPTYVYPL; via the coding sequence ATGTCCACGCCTCATTTTTTGCCGACGAAACTGCTCGCGGGCTGCAAAGTCAATATTTTTTTGGAAATCCTCGGGCTTCGAGACGATGGATACCACGACTTGGCGACGCTGTTCCTGCCGCTGCCGACCCCGCACGACGTTTTGACCGTCACCCCCAGCGCCTCCGGTACCGGACTGACGCTGACCTGCTCCGAGGATGCGGTGCCTCACGAAGAGAACATCCTCGCCAGGTGCTATGAGTATTTCGGTAGAACGACGGGTTTTCGACCGGACGTGAACGTTCACCTGCAAAAAGACATCCCCATGGGTGCCGGACTCGGGGGCGGCAGCAGCGACGCGGCGGCCTTCCTGAAATTCCTGAACGACAGAGCCGGTGCTTTGCGCTTGAATGACGCCGACCTCATTTCCTTGGCGGGCAATCTTGGAGCGGATGTCCCGTTTTTTTTGCTTAACCGCCCGGCATGGGCCACCGGACGAGGCGATCGCTTGACTCCGGTTTGCCTTCCTTTTGACGGGCTGACCGTGGTATTGGCCTGCCCCCGGGTCCATGTTTCCACAGCCTGGGCCTACAAGGCCTGGGACGAGACTTGCCTGGAAAAAACATCGCCCCCCTTTCCCTTGACACCGCAAATCGCTCAGGATATGTTCCCCGCTTTGCCAATTTCCGTCTTTCGCAACAGCTTTGAGTTGCCGGTGTTCGCGGCGCATCCACGATTGCGGCTCGTTAAAGAAATGCTTTTGTCCTGCGGCGCCGGCGGCGCGGTCATGAGTGGAAGTGGAGCAAGCTTGTTCGCCGTGTTCCGCGCATCCGCCCAAGCGGAGAAAGCGGCCGGCCGCGTCCGGGAGTGGGACATTCCTACGTACGTCTATCCTCTCTAG
- a CDS encoding DegQ family serine endoprotease has translation MLPFIKKLLSVFALLLLWSVTFAHARLPEFTDLAEKSAPAVVNISSVRIVSGDDSLRQFFSPFQRRGGPFDDFFEQFERFFGDQAPTRRSQSLGSGFIISADGFIVTNNHVIRDASEITVNLLDNDTSYQAEVVGRDAETDLALLKIEADRPLPVLEFGDSDQAKVGQWVVAIGNPFGLAHTVTAGIVSAKGRIIGSGPYDDFIQTDASINPGNSGGPLLDMQGRVIGINTAIVASGQGIGFAIPSTMARGIIAQLQENKMVQRGWLGVTIQDLDDNSARALGLTSTRGALIAEVIPDEPAAKAGLRSGDVVVSINGQAVVDSGSLLRVVAQQTPGESVKVEVMRQGEKQSFTVTLGTRDAERLAQRGAPSPRAEDQETSLGVSLRPIDEREARAMGMTRPQGLLVTAVEVESEAARADVRAGDIVMEANQQPVNSVDDFQRVLREDATEKGVVMLLIRRQAQTIFRTIPLE, from the coding sequence GTGCTACCTTTCATTAAGAAGCTGCTATCGGTTTTTGCCTTATTGTTGCTATGGAGCGTCACCTTCGCTCACGCCCGGCTCCCCGAATTCACCGACTTGGCCGAAAAATCAGCTCCGGCGGTGGTGAACATCAGTTCCGTGCGCATTGTTTCCGGAGATGACAGTTTGCGACAATTTTTCTCTCCGTTTCAGCGTCGCGGAGGACCTTTTGATGATTTTTTTGAGCAATTCGAGAGGTTTTTCGGTGATCAGGCTCCGACCAGGCGTTCTCAGTCGCTGGGTTCCGGCTTCATCATCTCTGCAGACGGCTTCATCGTGACCAACAATCATGTGATCCGCGACGCCTCGGAGATCACTGTCAACTTGCTGGATAACGACACCTCCTACCAAGCCGAGGTCGTCGGACGAGACGCGGAAACGGACTTGGCCCTGCTGAAGATTGAGGCGGATCGGCCCTTGCCCGTATTGGAGTTCGGAGATTCGGACCAGGCCAAGGTCGGTCAGTGGGTCGTGGCCATCGGAAACCCTTTCGGCTTGGCCCATACGGTGACCGCCGGGATCGTCAGCGCCAAGGGCCGAATCATCGGCTCCGGTCCCTACGACGACTTTATCCAGACCGACGCCTCCATCAACCCCGGCAACAGCGGCGGTCCGTTGCTGGACATGCAGGGGCGGGTGATCGGAATCAACACGGCCATCGTCGCCTCGGGGCAGGGCATCGGCTTCGCCATCCCCAGCACCATGGCCCGCGGAATCATCGCCCAGTTGCAGGAAAACAAGATGGTTCAGCGTGGATGGTTGGGCGTGACCATTCAGGATCTAGACGATAACTCGGCCAGAGCCCTGGGGCTGACGTCCACCCGAGGCGCATTGATCGCCGAGGTGATCCCGGACGAACCCGCCGCCAAGGCGGGACTGCGCTCCGGGGACGTGGTGGTTTCCATCAACGGACAGGCGGTGGTGGACTCCGGCTCTCTTTTGCGGGTCGTGGCCCAGCAGACTCCCGGTGAATCGGTCAAGGTCGAGGTGATGCGCCAAGGCGAAAAGCAGTCCTTTACTGTCACCCTGGGCACCAGGGATGCGGAGCGTCTGGCCCAACGCGGTGCGCCGTCCCCCAGGGCGGAGGACCAGGAAACATCCCTGGGGGTCTCCTTGCGCCCCATCGACGAGCGTGAAGCCAGGGCCATGGGCATGACCCGTCCGCAAGGCCTGCTGGTCACCGCCGTGGAGGTCGAATCCGAAGCCGCCCGAGCCGATGTTCGCGCCGGCGACATCGTCATGGAAGCCAACCAACAGCCCGTCAACTCCGTAGACGACTTTCAACGGGTCCTGCGTGAAGACGCCACGGAAAAGGGCGTGGTCATGCTGCTTATCCGCCGACAGGCCCAAACCATCTTCCGGACCATTCCCCTGGAATAG
- a CDS encoding Ig-like domain-containing protein, with protein MIIRSFRAYFLVFVTLLLISCGGGSTVTSVTLSSDPADVPVGGRTTLTAEATNSVTGDALGEKVTFTIRHNESGSHLDVVNDRLDANNQARAIFHAGSKSGTDIVEASFASGARATTTIKVGDGVVIGDIRLEAFSQSGGGVSQAWRIRATVTDTRGFPAPGINVLFSTNNGDLGLTGVTTNSAGIAETILTLADSTQGARVWATAGGISVSTSVGPRN; from the coding sequence ATGATTATACGTTCATTCCGCGCGTACTTTCTCGTTTTCGTCACCCTGCTTCTGATTTCCTGCGGCGGAGGAAGCACGGTTACTTCGGTGACACTGAGTTCAGATCCCGCGGATGTCCCCGTGGGCGGCAGGACCACCCTCACCGCTGAGGCCACGAACAGTGTGACCGGCGACGCCCTCGGCGAAAAGGTAACCTTTACGATTCGACACAATGAAAGTGGTTCCCACTTGGACGTGGTCAACGACCGACTAGACGCCAACAACCAAGCCCGAGCTATTTTTCACGCTGGTTCAAAAAGCGGCACGGATATCGTGGAGGCCTCCTTTGCCAGCGGCGCACGGGCCACGACGACCATCAAGGTCGGCGATGGAGTGGTTATTGGTGATATTCGACTGGAGGCCTTTAGCCAGTCTGGTGGGGGGGTCTCTCAAGCTTGGCGAATTCGGGCCACGGTCACAGACACTCGTGGATTCCCGGCACCGGGAATAAATGTTCTTTTCAGCACAAACAATGGCGACCTTGGTCTCACAGGAGTGACGACAAATAGCGCTGGTATTGCGGAGACCATTCTCACTCTGGCAGACTCTACTCAAGGTGCCAGGGTTTGGGCCACGGCAGGGGGAATTTCTGTATCCACAAGTGTTGGACCCAGAAATTGA
- a CDS encoding ABC transporter substrate-binding protein, with the protein MFVRIHHILVMVAVTGLLLSCSQSVHDDSPLNDVPGVNESEILIGSSLALSGHAGFLGTQTLNGALSYINHVNEQGGVHGRKIRVIAYDDGYDPPRCLANTQKLIVDDQVFALFSYVGTPTTVKILPLIEQAQIPLLGIFSGANAFREPFNRNIVNIRASYYQETQEVVRHFVEDLGLTRIAVFYQYDAYGFDGLKGTELALRAYDLAPVARGSYTRGTQDIDEGLEAIMESQAEAVIMVGTYDACAKFIKQARSRGFSPLFHNVSFVGSEELARILGKDGDGVIISQVVPPPDSLESQALLWGVVEYLERHKRAFPEDQPNLVALEGYINAKVLVEGLRRAGRNLSRARFIDAIQSIQNYSLGIANTLSFGPTNHQGLERVYFTIIQNGRLVILTDWNRLTAEVRHDPSATCSE; encoded by the coding sequence ATGTTCGTGAGAATTCACCATATTCTTGTCATGGTTGCCGTGACCGGCCTTCTCCTCTCCTGTTCCCAAAGCGTCCATGACGACTCGCCCCTGAACGATGTTCCTGGTGTGAACGAATCGGAAATTTTGATCGGCTCGTCGTTGGCGCTCAGCGGGCATGCCGGTTTTTTGGGAACACAGACCCTGAACGGGGCGTTGTCCTACATCAATCATGTCAACGAGCAGGGCGGGGTGCATGGACGCAAGATTCGGGTGATCGCCTATGATGACGGATATGATCCGCCAAGATGCCTTGCGAACACGCAGAAGCTGATCGTTGACGACCAAGTTTTCGCGCTCTTCAGTTACGTCGGCACTCCGACCACTGTCAAGATTCTCCCATTGATCGAGCAAGCTCAAATACCCCTCCTGGGAATCTTCAGCGGGGCGAACGCGTTTCGGGAACCGTTCAATCGGAATATCGTAAATATTCGGGCCTCGTACTATCAAGAAACTCAGGAAGTCGTTCGCCATTTTGTCGAAGACCTCGGCCTGACCAGGATCGCCGTATTTTATCAATATGACGCGTATGGTTTCGATGGATTGAAAGGAACCGAGCTGGCCCTGCGGGCGTATGATTTGGCGCCGGTGGCCAGGGGCAGTTACACCCGCGGCACCCAGGACATTGATGAGGGCTTGGAGGCCATCATGGAATCCCAGGCCGAGGCCGTGATCATGGTCGGAACCTACGACGCCTGCGCGAAGTTCATCAAGCAGGCCCGTTCTCGCGGGTTCTCTCCACTATTTCACAACGTTTCGTTCGTGGGATCCGAGGAATTGGCCCGCATCCTGGGCAAGGACGGAGACGGGGTCATCATCTCTCAGGTGGTTCCTCCTCCGGACTCGCTGGAATCGCAAGCCTTGCTGTGGGGCGTGGTGGAGTATCTGGAGCGGCACAAACGTGCCTTTCCGGAGGATCAGCCCAACCTTGTGGCCCTGGAAGGCTACATCAACGCCAAGGTCTTGGTGGAGGGGCTGCGACGGGCTGGACGCAACCTGAGCAGGGCGCGCTTCATCGACGCCATTCAATCCATCCAGAACTATTCCCTGGGCATCGCCAACACCCTGTCTTTCGGGCCGACGAACCATCAAGGGTTGGAGCGGGTTTACTTCACGATCATCCAGAATGGACGGCTGGTGATCTTGACCGATTGGAACCGGCTCACGGCGGAAGTACGGCATGATCCGTCGGCGACTTGTTCGGAATAG